Proteins encoded by one window of Rhodamnia argentea isolate NSW1041297 chromosome 6, ASM2092103v1, whole genome shotgun sequence:
- the LOC115756716 gene encoding phosphoenolpyruvate carboxylase 4 has product MTDTTDDIAEEISFQNFDDDCKLLGNLLNDVLQREVGGKFMEKIERNRILAQSACNMRSAGIEDAAELLEKQLASDISKMTLEEALTLARAFSHYLNLMGIAETHHRVRKSRNLTHLSRSCDDIFSQLIQGGVSPDELYDTVCKQEVEIVLTAHPTQINRRTLQYKHIRIAHLLDYNDRPDLTHEDREMLIEDLVREITSIWQTDELRRHKPTPVDEARAGLSIVEQSLWKAIPHYSRRVSSALKKHTGRPLPLTCTPIKFGSWMGGDRDGNPNVTAKVTKDVSLLSRWMAIDLYIREVDSLRFELSMNRCNDRLLWLAHEILEKETSSEERLESRSQSLTRSQIKLHNQQLPSLPTQLPAGAHMPSCTECNDGDSQYPRLELPGNDYMPLNRQEGQGSSCSDSQFQDSGHSSCKPSENGNLASSNNLQPAGTPRGSSFASGQLLAQRKLFAESQIGRSSFHKLLEPSLPQLPGIAPYRIVLGDVKDKLMKTRRRLELLLEEIPCEHDPCDYYESSDQLLEPLILCYESLQSCGSGVLADGRLADLIRRVATFGMVLMKLDLRQESGRHSETLDAITKYLDMGTYSEWDEEKRLEFLTRELKGKRPLVPLSIEVAPDVKEVLDAFRVAAELGSDSLGAYVISMASNASDVLAVELLQKDARLAVSGELGRPCPGGTLRVVPLFETVKDLREAGSVIKKLLSIDWYREHILRNHGGHQEVMVGYSDSGKDAGRFTAAWELYKAQEDVVAACNEYGIKVTLFHGRGGSIGRGGGPTYLAIQSQPPGSVMGTLRSTEQGEMVQAKFGLPQTAVRQLEIYTTAVLLATLRPPLSPREEKWRNLMEEISKISCQSYRNTVYENPEFLAYFHEATPQAELGFLNIGSRPTRRKSSTGIGHLRAIPWVFAWTQTRFVLPAWLGVGAGLRGVCEKGHTAELQEMYKEWPFFQSTVDLIEMVLGKADIPIAKHYDEVLVSGSRQELGAALRMELLTTEKHVLVISGHEKLSENNRSLRRLIESRLPYLNPMNMLQVEILKRLRRDNDNNKLRDALQITINGIAAGMRNTG; this is encoded by the exons ATGACGGACACCACCGACGACATAGCCGAGGAGATCTCGTTCCAGAACTTCGACGACGACTGCAAGTTGCTCGGCAACCTCCTCAACGACGTGCTGCAGAGAGAAGTCGGAGGCAAGTTCATGGAAAAGATCGAGAGGAATCGCATTCTGGCCCAG AGTGCTTGTAACATGAGGTCGGCGGGAATCGAAGATGCAGCGGAGCTACTAGAGAAGCAACTGGCGTCCGACATATCGAAGATGACGCTAGAGGAAGCCCTGACGCTTGCCCGTGCGTTTAGCCATTATCTCAATCTAATGGGAATCGCTGAAACTCATCACAG AGTGAGGAAGTCACGGAATTTGACACATTTATCAAGATCATGTGACGACATTTTCAGTCAGCTGATTCAGGGGGGAGTCTCTCCGGACGAGCTTTATGATACAGTCTGCAAGCAG GAAGTTGAGATTGTTCTCACTGCACATCCCACTCAAATTAATCGCCGCACCTTGCAATACAAACACATAAGAATTGCT CATCTTTTGGACTACAACGACAGACCTGATCTTACTCATGAGGACCGAGAAATGCTGATTGAAGATCTG GTTAGAGAAATTACTTCCATATGGCAAACAGATGAGCTGAGGCGACATAAACCGACCCCTGTAGATGAAGCCAGGGCTG GGTTGAGCATTGTCGAGCAGTCTCTTTGGAAAGCTATACCTCATTACTCGCGTCGCGTCAGCAGCGCTTTGAAGAAG CATACAGGGCGGCCCCTTCCTTTGACTTGCACGCCTATCAAATTTGGATCTTGGATGGGTGGTGATAGAGATGGAAACCCTAATGTAACAGCAAAG GTGACGAAAGATGTTTCTCTGTTATCAAGGTGGATGGCAATTGATCTCTACATCCGGGAAGTTGACAGCCTGAGATTTGAACTATCCATGAATAGGTGCAATGACAGGCTATTATGGCTAGCACATGAAATTCTTGAAAAAG AAACATCTTCAGAGGAGAGGCTTGAGAGTCGAAGTCAATCTTTGACCAGAAGTCAAATAAAGCTTCACAATCAGCAACTTCCATCTCTTCCAACTCAACTCCCAGCTGGAGCTCATATGCCATCTTGCACAG AATGCAATGATGGTGACTCTCAGTATCCAAGACTGGAACTTCCCGGTAATGATTACATGCCATTAAATCGTCAG GAGGGTCAAGGTTCTTCATGTTCAGATTCTCAGTTCCAAGATTCAGGGCACAGTTCTTGCAAACCATCTGAAAATGGAAATTTGGCTAGCTCCAACAATTTGCAGCCTGCTGGGACGCCACGTGGTTCCTCTTTTGCATCTGGTCAACTTCTTGCCCAAAGAAAACTCTTTGCAGAATCTCAGATAGGAAGATCCAGCTTCCACAAGCTTCTAGAGCCAAGTCTGCCTCAGCTTCCAGGAATCGCTCCTTATAGGATTGTTCTTGGCGATGTAAAGGATAAG CTTATGAAGACACGTAGGAGACTGGAGCTTCTGCTTGAGGAAATTCCTTGTGAACATGATCCTTGTGATTATTATGAGTCATCAGACCAGCTTTTGGAACCTCTGATTCTTTGCTACGAATCTCTG CAATCATGTGGGTCTGGCGTGCTGGCTGATGGCCGGCTTGCTGACCTCATTCGGAGGGTGGCCACTTTTGGGATGGTGCTAATGAAACTTGACTTGCGTCAG GAATCAGGAAGGCACTCAGAAACACTAGATGCCATAACAAAATATCTTGATATGGGTACATATAGTGAGTGGGATGAAGAGAAGAGACTGGAATTCCTGACAAGAGAGTTAAAAGGGAAAAGGCCTTTAGTCCCACTTTCCATCGAG GTTGCCCCAGATGTCAAAGAAGTACTGGACGCATTCCGAGTAGCTGCTGAACTGGGAAGTGACTCACTAGGAGCTTATGTGATTTCCATGGCTTCAAAT GCAAGCGATGTTCTAGCTGTGGAGCTCTTGCAGAAAGATGCTCGCCTTGCAGTCAGTGGAGAGTTAGGGAGACCATGTCCTGGTGGAAC GTTGCGGGTCGTTCCTCTGTTTGAAACTGTGAAGGATCTTAGAGAAGCTGGGTCAGTGATCAAGAAACTGTTATCAATTGACTGGTACAGGGAGCACATTTTAAGAAATCATGGTGGCCACCAGGAG GTAATGGTTGGATATTCTGACTCTGGTAAAGATGCTGGGCGCTTCACAGCTGCATGGGAACTATACAAAGCACAAGAGGACGTTGTAGCTGCATGCAATGAATATGGCATTAAGGTTACCTTATTCCATGGACGTGGAGGGAGCATTGGTCGGGGTGGTGGCCCCACATATCTAGCTATTCAATCCCAGCCGCCAGGTTCTGTCATG GGTACACTTCGCTCAACTGAGCAAGGAGAGATGGTGCAGGCCAAGTTTGGGTTGCCACAGACAGCAGTAAGGCAGCTGGAGATTTACACTACAGCTGTTCTGCTTGCTACTCTACGGCCCCCACTTTCTCCTAGAGAAGAAAAATGGCGTAACCTCATGGAGGAAATCTCGAAGATCAGTTGCCAAAGTTACCGCAATACCGTATATGAAAACCCTGAATTCCTTGCCTACTTTCATGAAGCTACACCACAGGCTGAACTGGGCTTCCTCAACATCGGAAGCCGTCCCACTCGGAGGAAGAGCTCAACAGGAATTGGACATCTACGTGCCATTCCCTGGGTGTTTGCATGGACTCAAACTAGATTTGTTCTCCCAGCCTGGCTCGGTGTTGGAGCAGGTCTAAGGGGTGTTTGCGAGAAGGGACATACGGCAGAGTTACAAGAAATGTATAAAGAGTGGCCTTTCTTTCAGTCCACTGTAGACCTTATTGAGATGGTGTTAGGGAAGGCGGACATACCCATTGCCAAGCATTATGATGAAGTGCTTGTATCAGGGAGCCGGCAGGAGCTCGGTGCTGCACTGAGGATGGAGCTTTTAACGACAGAGAAGCATGTCTTGGTAATCAGCGGGCATGAGAAACTATCCGAGAACAACCGGAGCTTGAGGAGGCTGATCGAGAGCAGGCTACCTTATTTAAATCCCATGAACATGTTGCAGGTGGAGATACTGAAGAGATTAAGGCGTGATAATGACAACAATAAGCTCAGAGATGCATTACAAATCACCATCAATGGAATCGCTGCTGGCATGAGGAACACCGGCTAG
- the LOC115728441 gene encoding nudix hydrolase 1 — MAGELAHETPSPSTFRPRYIKKWRVLLNCHFASSIAKKKMGDGSAPLPVPRVAVVVFLLRGRAVLLGRRRRSIGDSTFALPGGHLEFGESFEECAAREVAEETGLEIDEAQLLTVTNNVFLEEPKPSHYVTVLLRARLARPDQEPETREPEKCDGWGWYDWGNLPSPLFWPLERMVRAGFDPFPPQASPEVEK, encoded by the exons ATGGCGGGGGAGTTAGCCCACGAAACTCCCTCTCCTTCAACTTTTCGACCTCGCTATATAAAAAAGTGGAGGGTGCTGCTAAATTGCCACTTCGCTTCGTCTAtcgcgaagaagaagatgggagaCGGATCGGCGCCGTTGCCCGTGCCGCGGGTGGCCGTGGTCGTGTTCCTGCTCAGGGGTAGAGCCGTACTCTTGGGTCGCCGTCGGCGCTCCATCGGCGACTCCACCTTCGCACTCCCGGGCGGCCACCTCGAattcg GGGAGAGCTTCGAGGAGTGTGCTGCCAGAGAAGTGGCGGAAGAGACGGGCCTCGAGATCGACGAGGCACAGCTCCTGACCGTCACCAACAACGTGTTCTTGGAAGAGCCCAAGCCGTCGCACTACGTCACCGTGCTCCTGCGAGCGCGTTTGGCCCGTCCTGACCAGGAGCCCGAGACTCGCGAGCCCGAGAAATGCGACGGATGGGGCTGGTACGACTGGGGCAACCTCCCGTCCCCGCTGTTCTGGCCCCTCGAGAGGATGGTCCGAGCCGGGTTCGATCCCTTCCCTCCTCAAGCCTCGCCAGAAGTCGAAAAGTGA